TGCGCAGGTCGTGGGGCAGAGCCAGCCGCGCGTGTCGCGTCACGTCCGCATCCTGGCGGAGGCCGGTCTGGTGGATCGCCGCAAGGAAGGCAATTGGGTGTTCTTGCGCCTGGGGAAGGCGCGGTCGGTCGCCCCATTCCTGACCCTTTTCGACCAGTTGGAGCCGTCGGAAGGCGAAGCATTGTGGCAGGCCGCCGATCTGGCACGGCTGGCGGCGGTGCGCGCGGACCGGGCGCGCGCGGCGGAGGTCTATTTCGCCGAACATGCCGAGGAATGGGATGCGATCCGGTCGCTCCACGTCGCCGAAGCGGAGGTGGAATCCGCCATGGTAGCACTGCTTGCATCCGAACCGGTCGGCCATCTGCTCGACATCGGCACCGGCACCGGGCGCATGATCGAGCTGTTCGGCGATGCGGCGCGTCAGGTCACGGCGCTGGATCGCAGCCCGGACATGCTCCGCCTGGCGCGCGCGAAGCTGCCGCAGGATGCGGGCGACAAATATGCGCTGCTGCTGGGCGATTTTTCCGCCTTGCCGCTGGAGCCGGGCAGTGCCGACACCGTGCTGCTGCACCA
This window of the Sphingobium sp. CR2-8 genome carries:
- a CDS encoding ArsR/SmtB family transcription factor; the encoded protein is MHAALDIIRALGDPTRLRIMYLLRAMELAVGEIAQVVGQSQPRVSRHVRILAEAGLVDRRKEGNWVFLRLGKARSVAPFLTLFDQLEPSEGEALWQAADLARLAAVRADRARAAEVYFAEHAEEWDAIRSLHVAEAEVESAMVALLASEPVGHLLDIGTGTGRMIELFGDAARQVTALDRSPDMLRLARAKLPQDAGDKYALLLGDFSALPLEPGSADTVLLHQVLHYAQAPELVIAEAARVTAPNGRVLIADFAAHEREELRLRDQHARLGFSDEQIDSWFAQAGLALEAVETLPGQELTVQLWLGRRRNANVLPIEGRISA